The window TTTGGCTCTAGATTCGTTGTATTACAGTGATTAAACGTTTGTAGTTGGATGTTATACGAGTGGCTCTTATATCAACCTTATTATTGATCTAGATAGCTGAATACATTCATTTAAAAGCATTGGTTTTGAGTGAGTGGTTGCTTGTGATTAGTGTCTCAAACTGCGGGATTGTGGTGTGAATTACGGTTTATGCCTGGTAATTATTCGTAGTAAATCTATACGGATGTAAGGATTCATATCTCATGGAGCGTATCTATTATCTCTCGAAGTGTTCATTTTATCctatatatttcttttgtttgtctCAGTTTAAGCCACATATTTAGGAATTGCTGATGTAATTTTCTTTGTGTGGATTTAAGAGTAGagacaaatataattttttttacgaaATGAATAGTGCAAGTTTTTGGGACTAAAAGCCAAAAGGTGGAGTGTTTgggtataataaaaataatggtgCTGCCAAAAAAGTAATGAATCCAATAGAGGCAAACCAACAAGGAAAGGTGCAAGTACTTATGAGTTATGTGCAATTATTTTTGGATGAAGATATTTTCCCCTTTTGTGCGCATATGATAATATTGAGTGGCGGATATGTTTCTTGATGCAAATGTAAAATAGGTATTACTTTCTGTTGTTCAGTTTCTTCTTCTCCTAAGCTTAAAACACTATTACATTTGCATCTTCTTTACTCTTTACCTATTTGTTTCTATTGAAATAAAAGATTTGCCCTTTGGACATTTATCACTATAGTAGTTGTGTACATTCAACCCGCTTTTCATcacctaggtgggagccatttAGGGGTAATGTGAGGCAACATAATGTTTTTATTACACTTGGCTGAATTGAATTCGCTTTCAAACTGCTTGCAGTTGGTGGTGGTTGTTTTTGTAATCAGCCATTGTTGTGTATTGGAGTTTATTTCAAAAGTGAATGCAGCAGGCTTAACCCACCCATATTTTCTCTCCCGTGTTACTTTTAGAGGGGTCTCTTTTAATGTTTGATTTGTTATGAATACGATAAATGTATGATGTGAACTGCTCAATAGCTGTTATATTAATAGCTTCTATGCTTGGGCTTGTTTTACGTCGAAATTCATGTTTCATGAATCAGGATTTTGCTTAAAAGTCAAAACACGTTATTGTTTGTTTAAGTATTGGAATTTTTGTTGGAATAAATAAATGTCATTATGTTAAAATCTTGGAGGATCTGCTTCTCTAGGAAGGAGATACCTTTATAATGGAATGATGCTGCTATTTTATTTCATGGCTTTTATATGCTTCTCTAGGAAGGAGATACCTTTAATCTGTCTTATAAAACCAAACATTTTAGGTTCCAAACAAACATTAAATTTTGATGCATTTCTCTTCCAGATGGCGGAGCTAAGCAAACTCATTCGAGACATGAAATGTATCTTATATGGAAATAGCGAAGCAGAGCCAGTTGCAGAAGCTTGCATGCAGTTAACCCAAGAGTTCTTTAAAGAGAACACATTGCGCCTGCTGATCAATTGCCTTCCCAAATTGAACCTAGAGGTATGCCACTTACCTTCAATTAGGATGAGAAATATGGAGATCTGTGTGATAGTCATCATTATGTGTAGTTTTTATCTTGAGTTTTAACAGTGCTAAAGGTTCTCTTGATCAGACAACTGCTCTTGGGACACATGCATCTTTAATTTTGAGATTGTAGTGTTGTaccaaaaaaaatttctgattGTGTGAAGGTAATCTTTTGCAGGCTCGTAAGGATGCCACTCAAATTGTTGCTAATTTGCAAAGGCAACAAGTGCATTCTCGTCTAATTGCTTCTGATTACCTGGAAAGAAACAAAGATCTGATGGACATTCTTATAGCAGGGTATGTTATTAGGTTGAGAGAATCAGAGCTAAATCTTTTGTTAATGTATAATTTGATTCTGTTTCCGGTTATGTTTCAACTGTTCATACAACACATCCTATTCCTATATAATATGGAAAAATGTTTCTGGGTGTGCTAGATTATGTTTATAATTTATTCTTTTCCTTAGTGATGTATGGAATGTCGTTTTCACTTTGCCCCAATATTTTGTGCGACCTTtactttattcaattttttaaagtaaGTTAAGAATAGAGGAAATTTGGGTGGTGGTCTGGTCGATGTAGGACCCAACTTTCGAGATAAGTTAAGATAAACGCTTGTGACATCTCACAAAGGATGATTTAACTTCCATAAGTTCTGTTTGTTAGCTCCACTTCTTATCATGTTATCCCAAAGGGTTTCAATTTGTATCTTGTATCAAACATATGATGTCTGATCATTGTTTGTGCACCTGTGCAGATATGAAAACACAGACATGGCCCTGCATTATGGTTCCATGTTGAGGGAGTGCATACGTCATCAAGTTGTGGCTAAGTGAGTATTTTGAATAATGGTAGTTCGGTGTAAATGAAAATTAGCATTCCCCTCTTTATAGGAAGCATTCATGCCTCAGAGTTGACAACTTGGCATTGCGGTTTGGAGAAATACAGTGCTTTCTAATTCGAAAGCTTTTCTTTCAATGTTCTGATTCAATGCCATTATTTTTTGTTGAGCAACGGCCAACATGTAAAGTTACATTTGTGCCTGGAAATCATTTATCGTGGAGTTAGGGAGCTTAATTTACCATCCATCCATATGAACATTGCACTTGCTATGGTCAGCTTGCCATTTTTTGAGATATTCTGTGAAATATTTCTAACAATCTCTATTCATTTCATTACTTAAAAGTGTTGTATGTCTTGAATATACATGCCTttcaatttttatcttttatcttcACAGATATGTATTAGAATCAGAGCATTTGAAGAAATTCTTTGAATTTATTCAGCTTCCAAATTTTGACATTGCTGCTGATGCTGCTGCAACTTTCAAGGTTTGATATCATTCGCTGTTggaatctttttttttccttcttatttgggAATGAGTGTGCTAGTACTTTTTAAGATTTTCGTTAGGCATTGTAATGTAAACTACAAGCTTTACACACTTGCCATAGCTTTGTAATATAAACCTGAAATCCTTTCTCGACTATGCCATGCCTGAAATTTTTTCTGAATTAACACTATGCTTGAGTTGGGCTGTAAACTATGTCATCTATCCGACAATTTTGATGCTAATGTGGGATTTGTGGCCATGATGCAGGAACTCTTGACAAGGCATAAATCTACGGTGGCTGAGTTTCTCTCTGTGAACTATGATTGGGTATTCTTGGACTTTACTTTTCATTCCTTTTGTCATGGTTGTTGAATAAGGTTTAAATATTTATGCTGCTATGTGCCATTGCCTATTGCTCGATGTCAAATTGCACCATCATATGTGAGTTATTTTACTCGTATAAGAATCTTGCAAACCTAGGATTAAGAAGCAAGATTTAGGATATAGCTGATACTAGAGAAGTCATTCTGAAAATACATTTCTTCTGCCCAACATTGAAATGTGAAGTTGCCAATATTGTAGTTCTTAAGGTGCTAATTGAACTAGCAAGTGCCTACTTTACTAATCAGTGTAATGCTGTGCAAAGTGTTTGGTACAAAGTAGAAAATGCCATAAAAGAATCATATTCCTTTGTTCAGAAATCAAAAGGAGGGAGGGAAGGACGAGATGTTATCAGTTGTGAGATTGTTGAGGGAGTTTCACTACTGTTTTATTGGTGCCAGCactgaaatattatttataactttgCTTAAGCCTGGATGTAAATGTGACTAAACTCTAATTGAAGGCCTAAAGGGGATTGT of the Amaranthus tricolor cultivar Red isolate AtriRed21 chromosome 6, ASM2621246v1, whole genome shotgun sequence genome contains:
- the LOC130815297 gene encoding putative MO25-like protein At5g47540, coding for MKGLFKSKPRTPAEIVRLSRDLLTQFDMNTIRESKREEKMAELSKLIRDMKCILYGNSEAEPVAEACMQLTQEFFKENTLRLLINCLPKLNLEARKDATQIVANLQRQQVHSRLIASDYLERNKDLMDILIAGYENTDMALHYGSMLRECIRHQVVAKYVLESEHLKKFFEFIQLPNFDIAADAAATFKELLTRHKSTVAEFLSVNYDWFFAEYNSKLLESSNYITRRQAVKLLGDMLLDRSNAATMTKYVSSRENLRILMNLLRESSKTIQIEAFHVFKLFAANQNKPADIANILVANKSKLLRLLGDLKTDKEDEQFDADKAQVMQEIASLEPRELA